tCTAATGTGCATCCCACCCTAGGAACCAGTTAAAACGGCCAAGGGGCTATTtttaaattgacttcagtggccattGCAGGTGTACCACTGCGAATCGCTGCAGCTGAGAGCTGATCTGGCTGGGCAAGAAGCCGGGTGCATTAGTCTGATTATTAATCACAGTAAAACAAAGTCCCTGGCCATCAAGCAGCCTTAGGGTTGCCAGCTCGGTCGTACTGGATGAATTTTCAGCAATGGTGTCCGGTCCTTCCCGTCCGActgagttggcaaccctaagcaacCTGCAGCTGCAAACTGCGACCAGCTCAGTATGAACCTGTATGGAGGGattgctgggcagggggcagcttcATAGACAGGTCTGGAGATTGCTCGGAAGCTGTGGGTACTTGAACAGGACCAACTGCTGCCCTGTTCCCTTCCACAGCCTTTGTGGGGATGTCCTGGCAGCAGGCTTGCTACAAAGCTGCAGATCAATAGAACAACGGGCACCCCACCTCCCATGGGTGGGAGCGATATGGAGGGGGCTGAGGTTTTCCATGCCTGTGGTTTCCAGCAGCTGCTTCATATCAAGGGGCTGCACAAGATCAGGAGAGAGGATACATTGAACCCAGCAACCACCCCCATCAGCTGTGTCAGTTTTGGCAGCTTTCTTGCTGGGGACACAGTACTAGAGTGAAAGACCAGCAAGTTCTAAATTGGTCATACGGAGGACTGCAACTACACGACCTATTACGTGGACACCAGGAGCTTCAGTAACACAAGACTACCACTGCGCGAATATATAACCAGACCCCTGAAGCCCCTTCCCACAGATCGACCTGGGAAGCACTTGGTCTGCAAGGAAGCTACATTCCTCTGGGATATGCAGTGAAGATTTTGAAGATGATTGATGGGGTGAATGGCTCCCAAGATACCGTGGCAAAAAGATTGTTGATCCAGTAATGTGTGTGAGGCTGAGGTCTGACAAAGAGAAAGCGCAGGTGACACTTGCTGAACAAGGAAAGTGAGAGGGACATTTTCAGAGGGTCACGTATTGCGCATGTGATGGGTAGCAGGGAAAACATTATTTCATTTTCCATTGCTCTGTACTTCGGTTTGCTTTTCTCCTGTGGTACGGACCAGAATGCAGGCTTTTCAGGACATGGATGCATGTCTCATACAAAATTAGAACTCAGAGAGCTCTAGTTGTATAAATATATTGCTGTAAACCTCTATAcacccagggctggtgctaccattaaggcaaactaggcggtttcctagggcgccaagatttgggggcaccctgcagcagctccccccccgccagcccgccctgaggcacccccccccgcatcagctccccacccccccggcccggggagccatgcggcagctccccaccccagctcacctctgctacgccccctccccgagcacgccatcgctgctccacttctcccgcccccccaggcttgcggcaccaatcagctgtttggtgccgcaagcctgggaggggaggagaattagagcggggcgGCATgatcggggaggaggtggagcagaggtgagctggggtggggagctgccgcacggctcccggggggggggagctgccgtggtgGGAGGCGCCTGGGGGGTGGTGCAAGGTGGACGTTTCgactagggcacgaaacttccttgcaccggccctgtataCACCAAAGCaacacccccatattcaccactgttgtgtaattgcaacaaatcttgtacaaaatatgtcatgCAAGGTTTCTAGGGGAAAGTTGTGGTTTGCTgaatgattatcctatttgtatgcatgtatcacttttgtatctgaagttatcaGTACTGACGATgtgcctgtatttcaaatgtgtttgttcctgtGGTAGCTCCCACAAGGTAGCTTACATCCAGTCTACCCAGCACATTgggaagggactattcaagttgatggcaCATCAATGAACACAATGGGTCATGGAAGAAGCTTATCCCTACCTGATGGACTTTCCTGTGCACGTTCTACCCTGAATATGGGTAATGGTCCCTGCTATGATTCATGAAAGCACagaagggcatgtgaccagcttctgtgatgctggactccatcttttGTTTGTACTTTTCCACTAACCATGTTGAGGATTTTGTTTGGGACAATAAAGTTGAAAAAAGACTGACTGGGGACGTGTAAAACCCGGCCCATGTATGGAAGAATGGAGAACTGTTTGCACCATCAGGGTGAGACAGTGCTTGATTCAAAACCTGTCTCATTTATAGCACACAGATAGCAATTTTGCTTtatggtaatctactttgatctgtacaCCTGTTacttataatcaattaatatCTATCTTTCTGTAATTTATGCATTCGATGTACATTTTTTACATAAAACAATGTGTTGTTTGAAGTGTAAaggcaaatctgctcaggaaatctgctgctgctttgttctctccacattgagggagggacgAACTGGGTAATTAACTTGCCCTGGTCAGGCATCTGACAAGGACAAGACGGTACAGCACTAgagtcctaggctgggaagctggggggAACTGGCTGAAACCTCTCTATTGTTACTTCATGAGTGGATGGCAAAAGCATTCACATAACTCAGCTGGGTGTCTCCCTGCCTGTGAATATTTGTGTGagtgcagcacctggaggggtgcAGCTTTTCACATTATCACACTGTGAGTGGGGGCCCAGACTGGTATGCCAGAgagctcagtgaaaccccagttccaggttgcagcCTGCGGACATCTGTCATAGTAGCACGGCAAAGAGGGTGAAATCCACAATTTGTTCTGAGGAGATTTGCTCTTCATACACTGGTGTGGAgattttaatttagattttatGTGTGGTGGCTGGAGATCAGTTTAAGAGGTTACCagtttattattttctgtttgcttatttcaggaATGGGAAGTAGGGGCAGAAAAGAAGGAAGATGAGGGAAAACAGTGAATCAATTGTGAAATTGGAGCACTTTGGAATACAGACAGtagaaaaacaacaaaaggagAATTCTGCAGATAAAGTAGAGAGAGGCTGCCAGAGAGGAGGCTGAACACAGAAGGGCTATGGCACTAAAACAAGAAACAAttgaggagaaagagagaaagcagaaaCACCAGTAGTTCTTGCTGGAAAAGCAGAACCAGAGCCCTCCTACTCCACTGATTCCCACCTCTCCAAAGATCCATTGTGTCCTGCATATAATGAGGCAGGGGACATTGCTGAATACTTTACTACCTTTGAGAGGCTTTGTGTGATTCATAAGATTCCTGATGAACAAAATATGCCCTGTTTAGTTGCAAAGTTGATTGAAAAAGCTCTGGATATATTCAATAAATTGCCAGTTGAGGATGCTTTAGATTATTGTATTCAGAATTTCAATTACCCTTTAAGCACATAGAGCAAAATTTAGGAATCTTAAGAAGGGTGCTGGTATGAGTAATGTTGAATATGTAAACAAATGAAAGATTTGATGGGAAAGTGGGCAAGGGGTAAAGGTGTTacaagctttgaaggaatgtTTGCCCTTCTTGCTCAGGACCATGCCTTAAACATATGTAAAGATTTTGCAAAATAGTGGTTATAGGACAAGAAGGTAAAAACTCTGAATGAGATGGCTTCTCTAGCTGATGATTTGAGCAAACACAGGCATCTattgtgaaaaaaacacagagagaggGGTTTAAACTTGGTAGGACACAAGGGTCAAGTTTTATTCCTGGGAAGAAAGAGGCTGGCTGGGAGTCTGGGCACTCACCTCTCCAAAACCATTCCTATATTCCCTGACCTAAATCTCCTGTAAAAACAGAAGAGCTGAGAATTGCTATCATTGTAATTCCACTGCTCACCTGAGCAATACATGCCCTGTGCTGGGGGGCAAGCAGGCAGCAGGTATCTTATGTGAATGCTGCGACCCTGTGCACAGACGCCCCTCGGGCGTCTGTCACTTGCCAAATTGGGTTTCTAAAAGTAGCCTATATACAAGGCATGAAGCACATAAAGGCTGTCAGCATTAATGGCAAGAATACTTTGGGTGGGAAGATACAGGGCAGAAATTTGTGTGGTTAGGTGAAATGTAGAGCAAGAAGGGGACATACTGCCAGGATAGAGTCCAGAGCTTTTCTAAGTAGACGGATAGAAAATCCTTGTGTCTTTGGCTAAAGTGCACATAGAAACAGAGGGCAGGCCTTCACTActtgccggattggcgggtagtgatcgatctatcgggggtcgatttatcgtgtctagtgtagacacgataaaatcgatccccgatcgcactccccgtcgactccggaactgcagctcgcgagaggcggaagcggagtcgatgggcgAGCAGCAGCGGTCGACCAATTAGGTAGCATCACCTCTCATCTCATTGGCTGTGACGGGGGTTAAAGCTGGTGCACACTAAGTTAAGTAGCTGAAGTTCCCTAATGGCCAAGTGGCCCCCAAGGGAAAATGCAGGcatgcttcataaagacagtTCCCTCCCCTatctgaacagatactgcctgctgcctgtgcaaccttgcCGATGACTCCTTGTCATTTAGGGTGAAGACCTCTCATGTCAGCGGCTCCCCGTCCAGCAGAaattgggtacgttggcaggtttcactatctttaCAATGCGCAGTgaaggggaaaggctgcaggCTGATTCCGTTTGCAGATGTTCTGTGCAGCTGGGCTGTCGGGGTGActcagtgacaggggctggagggcagggagagCTAGAGAGATTGGGAACCCCTCCCCTACATCTGCCCAAACTGCATGGTGGATTATTCAACCTCAACATGTTAAAACCCTGATTTATCAAGTCAGGATGTCTCAAGCAGTTCCTTTTCTTCCAGTGCCCTGTGCTCTCGGTCCGATTCTGCCAGGGGCTGACAGAGAGGCGACCCCACGGACTATCAGTGATTAGTTCCCAAATCACCTCACGTTTATTTGCCTCTGGAAATTTTATCAGCAAAtgtattttcaattattttattcTCTGACTTGATTGTGGATGCAGGAATAGGGCATATTTCTATTTCCTGACTGGCTGAGGGCTCTAGAATCTCTGCCCTGTAAAGTTACAGGGCTACTGgcatctctgcccccttccttgtTTCCAAATCCTGCGGGCCTCCCACCCTCAGACTGGGCCCTGGGCTACCGCACACTGCAGGTCGACTGTGCTTACTGAGCAGGTCCCAGTGGGTTTggcacctgtggttcttccctcTAGGAGTGGTGAGACGAGTGACCAGGCAGCCCTCTTGAACCAAAATACTGTTTAATCTGAAGAGCAGGAAGAAAGTGTAACATGGGAGAATAGGagggttttcagagaactgtctgTATATGTCTCTGACCCCAAGCCTTGAAAGTCTGATGGGGGTCCAAGCAGGTCAAGGGCCTTCAGATTTCCCAAGCGGTGTCTGTGAGTGTCAGTCTGAAGAGCTTCTCAGTAATAGCTACCCCACCTCTGGACAAACTCCCAGTCCTGGCAAAAGAAGCTGTGTAACATGGCTGGAGCCTGGAAATAGGCTCTTACCAGCTTGTTGCTCCGGTGATGTCTCTCAGCTTCCCTGAAGTGCTAACGGAGAGATGGCTTTTCTTGAGCTGTTACTTCCCTACCACTTCATTCTCCAGCAGCCTCTTATTAAACTAAGAGAAGCGGTACTGGTTTAACCTATTATAGCCATGGCATAAACATCCCAATCGTTAACCCAATATAGCTCTACAGCAAACATCCCCAGAACTGCGTTTAACATACACATTCATTATGGCAGCTCAGCTCCATGTCTGTCCCAATGCCGTTCCCAGGTGGTATGGATTTTGTGAATACAGGACATAGACAGTCATGGTGAGAAAGAGGAATAGACTactttcatgtgtgaaatgaAGTTGCATTTCAATGAATTCTCATGCAATTGACTTTGAAATCCAGTTCCTGCAAACCCTCATCATATCTGAATAACAGGTGCTGAGGTCACTGTGTACTAGAGAGTGAGAGCTCAGGGACTCAGTATTATCTATACTGACCCCAATGTCTGTTATCACTCTGGTTACAGGCTTGTAACTTACCAGGTATATACAGACACTTGCACAGGGAAAGGATGCAGGTCCCGTGAGGAGGTAGAATAGCCTTCAGGATGATCGAACTCTCTAGATTTTGTAAATGCTGACCaggcaaagcacttcagcttcTCTTGGAGGAATTGTTGGGGTTCACAGTGTATCACCGGAAGCATTTGGTAAGGGAAAGTTAATACAGCTCCGTTCTGATCGAATTTGCACATGTAAATATGGAGTTACACCGTTGATGTAAATGTTACTGAATTCAGAACCTGAACCTATGAATTTATCCAATGTACTGGAAAGAGGCAGTGAGATAATTTGGACTCCCAAGAGtgggaaaaaaaattatataatgaGGAAATGAAACATGTTCATAAATAGCTTCTATGCAGGACAGATAAATACAAGGAGCTGACCATTTTCACCATGCATTTGCAATGTGTTTACACACGTCATGATACATTGGGGCACACTCAGACATGGAGGGCAAGACACTGTGTGTGTGGTAAAGTCACAACTGTAAAATCACACAGTGCTCAAGTAGGTTATGGAACTCCCAGCCACAAGATATCAATGGGTCCAAGAACTTAGAAAGTTTCAAAGAGGGAAGGGATGTTAATATGGCTAAGCAGAAAATTAAATTACAATAATGAGGGTTTTTAAAAGAGTCTTCTAAGGGCTGTAAACCTTCCTGATTATACCACAAAACATGTCTCTAATTAGTGGGTGTCAGGGGAAAACATTCCCTGGGAGCAGGTTATCTCATAGCTGCCTATTACAGAGCTTCTTGGACCATCCTCTGCAGCATCTTGAACTGGCCCTTGGATACTCAGCTATATGGAtgacaggtctgatccagtctggcaatgccCATCCTCCTATCGGTGGTGAAAATCCAAGACAATATTTTTGCTGATCTTCCTTCAGCTCCTGGGAGTCTCTAGTCTTCCACTTATatatatatggttcactctttatgcatccgaagaagtgggttgtagcccacgaaagcttatgctctaataaatttgttagtctctaaggtgccacaagtactcctgttatttttgcggatacagactaacacggctgctactctgaaactagtctTCCACTGAGAGCAGAAAGATGTCTAGTTAAATATCATCtattctcctgttctttttcttttcaggaaGGAAAGCTCAAAACTCCTCGGACGAGCCTAGTACATTATGTCATctgtcaatgacaccaaattcaactctgcagtgttccttctcaccaggatacctgggcaggaagacGTCCATCTCTGGATCTCTATCCCCTTCTGCTTAATGTATGTTATTTCGATAGTTggaaattcagtcattctgttcattataaaaacagatccgAGCCTCCATGAGCCTATGtatattttcctttccatgttggccgTTACAGACCTTGGCTTATCCATAGCCACCATGCCAACGATACTGGGCATATACTTGTTTAACTCTAGGGAGATCAGCCTCGATGCGTGTTTTGCCCAGGTCTTCTTCATCCACTCGCTTTCATTAACTGAATCCTCCATGCTGTTGCTGATGGCCTTTGACCGTTTTGTTGCAATCTGTAACCCGCTGAGATATGCTTCCATATTAACTCCGCCAAGAATAGCCAAAATGGGACTGGTGTTTGCACTAAGAAGGGTGGTCCTAGTATTCCCAGTCCCATTTCTCCTGAAACGGTTCCGATACTGTCgagccaatgtcctctcccattcctactgtCTGCATCAGGAGGTCATGAAGATGGCTTGTTCAGATATCACAGTCAATAGCATCTATGGCTTGTCTGTTAAACTCTTAACGGTTGGGTTGGATTCATTgctcatttttctctcttatgtgatgatcaTCAAAACAGTGCTGAGTGTCGCATCCCCCATGGAGTGCCtcagggccctgaacacctgcgtctcccacctctgtgccgtCCTGCTCTTCTTCACACCAGAAATTGGCTTGTCTGTGATACACAGATTCGGGAATAGCTCTTCTCACTTGCTTCAGATTCTCCTGGGCTATGTCTACTTGCTGGTCCCACCCCTGATGAACCCAATTGTGTACagcgtgaaaagcaaacaccttcgtgcGAGAATAATCAGGGTGTTCATCAAATAAAGGGTCAGTTCATCACCTGGATCCTGCGCTGCTGATATTGGCCATGAGAAACAAGGGTCACCTATTCCTTCCTGGACACTTACATCTGAGGCGACATGAGCTACTGATCTCCACTCTGTAGTGGTTCAGGTGGGGTCTAAGTCCTTGAGCAATGTGTGGTGGCTTCTCCCCAAACACTGTTGAGGGAGGGCAGTGCACTGGTGGAAGGAAACCAAGCAGGAAGCAGCATTTAAAAATTGAATGTGATTGTGGAGAGCCAGGGGACAGATGAGATGTTGGCTAGTAAAGAGCAGTATCGGTGGCTGCTCCAACCTCACTATTCTTGCTGATACAGTCAATAAAGAGAAGGGATCTGGACGTTGTTTCCCATTACACCTGGGCTGTAGCTGTTCCGTCTCTGGTTAAAAAACAAGGGACCATGAAAAAAGGTGGAAGGCTGTTGTGGAGTCGCAGTCCTGGCCCTTCCTGAGCACTCTGGGTGCTGCGTGACCATGGGGGCTGCACCAGCTGTGGACAGGGGCTATTCAAGGGCCACGgacacccacccttcccctacaCCCTGAGCCAAGTGGTTGTGACTGAGTCGTGTCAGAGACATGACTAACGTCAGAGCCCCAAGAAAAGCCATTCACAgaaccccctgcagctcccccattAATGGCTCTGCACACCACACACCTGCTGAGCCACTCCCcactgaggcagagcagagctgcatgTGTGAGTGAGGGTCTGACACACAGGAGTTCTAGCAAGAGACTCAGGCCCagattccctcctcctcccctcagattgtgctgccccagcaatgCAAAGGGGGTGGAAATGAGCTTCAACTCCCCAACAAAGATGTGGCTAGCTCCTGTCCCAGTCCAGCACATTCACTATAGGGTGACCACCTCTCAAAAGGCAAAAGCGGGACACATGCAAGAGCCCCGTCCCTCTGTGACATCGCCCCAGCCACTTGTCATCCCCCTTGAGATcccatcccctgctcctcctcattaCCCAGGGCTCCATCCCCTgtccaggccagaagccagagcggGGCCATGATAAAAGCTGCCAGAAAGAAGCCCCCAGCCTGTCTCCCCACCCCAAGGATGTTCAAACCAGGGACGCCGGTGAGCCTGGGACTCTCCACAGTggttccctgggcagctcttaccaaaATCAAGCTCAGGTCTGATCAGGGGGGTGGCTCtataggggaagaggaagagcagggggtggggtctcaggggaAAAGTTTGGGCAGAGGGTGGGGTCTCAGGAGAAAAGGAGAAGCAGGGAATACAGCAAGCCTAAAACAATGCAGACCCCTGCAAGGAGGTCACTGGGGTCAGGAGCTCATGAGTAAAGGAGGAAGATGGGGCCGGAAGGTAGGAGAGCCTGTGCTTTAGAGAAGACTCAATAAATGTGACCCCACAAAGGGGGTTCTTGTTTTAAGGATCCCGGGATGAGAGTAAGTCATTGCAAGGACCTTTGAGGGAAAGGCAGGGTGCCTGAATTTCTAGCTCAGGCAAGTAGGGGGCACTATGGGATGGCCCCAGTCTGCAGGAACTTGGCCAGAGTGTGCCATGCTCTTGGGAGCCGTTACCGATGGGCGGAGGtcagcccagctcccaggctgcccTAAACTCTGTTGAGGGAAGGGGAGAATCAAATCAGGCCAGGGAATCAAACCTCTGTAACTGGCCCCTTGCCATCCCTGCTCTCTGCAGTGCATGAGGGAGCTTCTCTGGTACAGCAGAGAATCTAGCTGGGACTGTTACAGCTCAGATGGCTGGAAGGCTGGTCCCGTGGTCTGGGTACTGCTCTGTGACTCAATAAAGCTGGGTTTGATTCCCTTGCCCTGTGTGACTGTGGGCCATTGGCTGTCTCTGGACCTCTGCACAGGTCTATAATAGCCTTGCCATCCCTCACTGTGGTGgcaggaggataaatacattcaaggaTGTTCTGATACCCTAACATCAGGTCTATATCAGGGTCCCACAGAGCAATGCTCCTAATGTTTGTCTATAAAGGCCTCTTACCACAGCCCCCTGTGACAGCTGGATTCTGGGAAGCCCTGTGACTCCAGCACCGTGGTGTCTGTGGCACATGTGGGGGAGCTCGGGGGTGACAGTGAGGGGAAAGTAGTGGATTTCTGAGGAGAGTGTTGGAGTGTCACAGGGTCACAGGGAGTTTCAGCGCAGTCACTGGACTAGTGTTTGCCAGCCATTGAGGCTGAATGGGTCGAACTGCCAAATAATGGAGCAATGGCCATGGAGGCATCATCTTAGATGGTCTGGGTGGGAGAAAGGTCAAAGGGCAAAGATCAGCTTCACACCTTGACCCTATAACACAGACACGGCTGAGCACTATGGTGACTGGGCCCAGGCTCACacagatttcagcaaaggctgctTCCACAAGAAAGGGGCAAACAGATGGGAAGATGCTCTCAGAGACACAGGGAAACTAGGCTGGGTCCCGAGAGTTCCTTGGCTTACTGAAAGTTGGGCCAGTTCTGTTCCTCTATCTCCAGAGCGAAGCCTGTCTAACTTAGCTTAAGCGATACATGAGATATATGAATGTACACGAGTGGAAGCTGCCTGTTATTAAAATCcattttctgtaatgctttgtgCTGTTTGCTAATAAACCTCATTGTTTAAAGGAGGCTGGGGGTGTCTGTGTAGCTCTGGTCACAAGCTCCCGAAGGGCAGAGACTGAGGTGTCCAGTCACTGCTGCTTGGTGATAAGCTTTTGTCATAGATGGGATGTTGTTCCCAGCTCGAAGACTGGGAAAATTGTAAGATTCTCCCCAGGACAGAAAGGACCTGGTT
The Emys orbicularis isolate rEmyOrb1 chromosome 1, rEmyOrb1.hap1, whole genome shotgun sequence DNA segment above includes these coding regions:
- the LOC135882465 gene encoding olfactory receptor 51G2-like isoform X1, whose amino-acid sequence is MSSVNDTKFNSAVFLLTRIPGQEDVHLWISIPFCLMYVISIVGNSVILFIIKTDPSLHEPMYIFLSMLAVTDLGLSIATMPTILGIYLFNSREISLDACFAQVFFIHSLSLTESSMLLLMAFDRFVAICNPLRYASILTPPRIAKMGLVFALRRVVLVFPVPFLLKRFRYCRANVLSHSYCLHQEVMKMACSDITVNSIYGLSVKLLTVGLDSLLIFLSYVMIIKTVLSVASPMECLRALNTCVSHLCAVLLFFTPEIGLSVIHRFGNSSSHLLQILLGYVYLLVPPLMNPIVYSVKSKHLREPVL
- the LOC135882465 gene encoding olfactory receptor 51G2-like isoform X2 yields the protein MSSVNDTKFNSAVFLLTRIPGQEDVHLWISIPFCLMYVISIVGNSVILFIIKTDPSLHEPMYIFLSMLAVTDLGLSIATMPTILGIYLFNSREISLDACFAQVFFIHSLSLTESSMLLLMAFDRFVAICNPLRYASILTPPRIAKMGLVFALRRVVLVFPVPFLLKRFRYCRANVLSHSYCLHQEVMKMACSDITVNSIYGLSVKLLTVGLDSLLIFLSYVMIIKTVLSVASPMECLRALNTCVSHLCAVLLFFTPEIGLSVIHRFGNSSSHLLQILLGYVYLLVPPLMNPIVYSVKSKHLRARIIRVFIK